One window from the genome of Salvelinus namaycush isolate Seneca chromosome 19, SaNama_1.0, whole genome shotgun sequence encodes:
- the dipk2b gene encoding divergent protein kinase domain 2B encodes MCGRICDTCMRVCVCVVLLSIHPIMPLKRCDQRAVGFMRLTVCVLSWLLCVCWAPTVVEAAGTPSAPQQKALSLQRAFLGLDKCNACVGTSICKKLLKDQIRFDWWMSPDTTLPLAEKQSFPGNLTDDSLSWRPVVLSFLSSPRLHSSSDRSICRSVGRQGPCSIEAVLRVTPRFQSLNQSHLLLPHIVKGLAPPLLRCPSQRLLDRVVRRYAEVVDVGSVQMKHFSERDKLRLLYTLAVNQQPLILQMFPGTEGWPFPRYQGSCGRLMVWASSRPLWGLYGSSREFVQRVDVAYQLLQITQGLGHNSLGFLLYYTRLEEDMFGLLDDQRVFITDASSIGVIDLEQGFPPDPPSQTGSGGDIFSCLGQGASPCHRSPPCSSVRPTQSLTLLCTALLPRLLLTERGAQPTRLPMEGEAEAGRLARDVPLLLGVCADPSQTDWRIMAAVGSLMDLLKPMRPCNPHYTYRYPECRYNQDY; translated from the exons ATGTGTGGACGTATTTGTGATACGTGTAtgagagtgtgcgtgtgtgtggtccTTCTCTCGATTCATCCCATCATGCCCCTAAAGCGTTGTGATCAGAGGGCCGTGGGGTTTATGaggttgacagtgtgtgtgttgagttgGCTGCTATGTGTGTGTTGGGCTCCAACAGTAGTGGAGGCTGCTGGTACTCCCTCTGCTCCCCAGCAGAAAGCCCTCAGCCTGCAGAGAGCCTTCCTGGGGCTGGACAAGTGCAATGCCTGCGTGGGGACGTCCATCTGTAAGAAGCTCTTGAAGGACCAGATAAG GTTTGATTGGTGGATGTCCCCGGATACCACACTCCCATTGGCTGAGAAGCAGAGTTTCCCGGGGAACCTTACAGATGACTCATTAAGCTGGCGTCCTGTGGTCTTGtcgttcctctcctccccccgtcTGCACTCGTCCTCCGACCGTTCAATCTGTCGCTCGGTGGGACGGCAGGGTCCCTGCAGCATCGAGGCCGTCCTCAGGGTCACACCCAGATTCCAGAGCTTGAACCAATCACATCTTTTGCTGCCCCATATTGTGAAG GGTTTGGCACCTCCCCTGCTGCGCTGTCCCTCCCAGAGACTGCTGGACCGCGTTGTGCGCCGCTATGCTGAGGTGGTTGACGTGGGCAGTGTTCAGATGAAGCACTTCTCAGAGAGAGACAAACTACGGCTGCTCTACACGCTAGCTGTCAATCAACAGCCTCTCATACTGCAG ATGTTCCCAGGCACCGAGGGCTGGCCATTCCCCCGCTACCAGGGCTCGTGTGGCAGGCTGATGGTGTGGGCAAGCTCCAGGCCTCTGTGGGGCCTTTATGGTTCCTCCAGGGAGTTCGTCCAGAGGGTGGACGTGGCCTACCAGCTACTCCAGATCACCCAGGGCCTGGGCCACAACAGTCTGGGTTTCCTGCTCTACTACACCAGGCTAGAGGAGGATATGTTCGGCCTGCTGGATGACCAGCGAGTGTTCATCACAGATGCCAGCAGCATAGGGGTCATTGACCTGGAGCAGG ggtTCCCCCCAGACCCTCCCTCCCAAACAGGCTCTGGCGGGGACATCTTCTCCTGCCTGGGTCAGGGTGCATCCCCCTGCCATCGCTCTCCTCCCTGCAGCTCTGTCCGCCCTACCCAGAGCCTCACTCTGCTCTGCACAGCACTCCTGCCCAGACTGCTGCTCACAGAGAGGGGGGCCCAGCCAACCAGGCTACCCATGGAGGGTGAGGCAGAGGCGGGGAGGTTGGCAAGAGACGTGCCCCTGTTGCTGGGTGTGTGTGCAGACCCTAGCCAGACTGACTGGAGGATCATGGCAGCAGTAGGATCTCTGATGGACCTGCTAAAACCCATGAGGCCCTGCAACCCACACTACACCTACAGGTACCCAGAGTGCAGATACAACCAAGACTACTGA